The Natrinema salifodinae genome includes a window with the following:
- the dnaK gene encoding molecular chaperone DnaK, translating to MASNKILGIDLGTTNSAFAVMEGGDPEIIVNAEGERTTPSIVAFTDDERLVGKPAKNQAIQNPEKTISSIKRHIGEDDYTVEIDDEEYTPEQISAMILQKIKRDAEDYLGDEVEKAVITVPAYFSDRQRQATKDAGEIAGFEVERIINEPTAASMAYGLDDDDDQTILVYDLGGGTFDVSILDLGGGVYEVVATNGDNDLGGDDWDQAIIDWLADEFEAEHGMDLREDRQALQRLKDAAEEAKIELSSRKETEINLPFITATDDGPIHLEESLTRAKFESLTEDLIERTVEPTEQALEDAGYEKDDIDEVLLVGGSTRMPQVSEKVEELTGKEPQKNVNPDEAVALGAAIQGGVLGGEVDDIVLLDVTPLSLGIEVKGGLFERLIEKNTTIPTEESKIFTTAADNQTTVQVRVFQGERELAEENELLGEFHLTGIPPAPAGTPQIEVTFSIDENGIVNVSAEDKGSGTSEEITIEGGAGLSDEEIDKMQREAEQHAEEDKQKRERIEARNTAEATIQRAETLLEENDEQVDDDLRADIEGAIEDLEETIDDDEADAEDIEAATEALSKELQEIGKQVYQQQAGQADAAGAGGAAGAGAAGAGMGGGPNPGPDAGAGAAGDEDEEFVDADFEDVSFDEDEDDE from the coding sequence ATGGCGAGCAACAAAATTCTCGGAATTGACCTCGGGACGACGAACAGCGCGTTCGCGGTGATGGAAGGTGGCGATCCGGAGATCATCGTCAACGCCGAAGGGGAGCGGACGACCCCTTCCATCGTCGCCTTCACCGACGACGAACGCCTAGTCGGCAAACCCGCGAAGAACCAGGCGATTCAGAACCCCGAAAAGACGATCTCCTCGATCAAGCGCCACATCGGCGAGGACGACTACACCGTCGAGATCGACGACGAAGAGTACACGCCCGAACAGATCTCGGCGATGATCCTCCAGAAGATCAAGCGCGACGCCGAGGACTACCTGGGCGACGAGGTCGAGAAAGCCGTCATCACGGTCCCCGCGTACTTCTCTGACCGACAGCGCCAGGCGACCAAGGACGCCGGCGAGATCGCCGGCTTCGAGGTCGAGCGCATCATCAACGAGCCGACCGCCGCGTCGATGGCCTACGGGCTCGACGACGACGATGATCAGACCATCCTCGTCTACGACCTGGGCGGCGGCACCTTCGACGTCTCCATCCTCGATCTCGGCGGTGGCGTCTACGAGGTCGTTGCCACGAACGGCGACAACGACCTCGGCGGCGACGACTGGGACCAGGCGATCATCGACTGGCTCGCAGACGAGTTCGAGGCGGAACACGGCATGGACCTCCGCGAGGATCGCCAGGCGCTCCAGCGGCTGAAAGACGCCGCCGAGGAGGCCAAGATCGAGCTCTCCTCGCGCAAGGAGACCGAGATCAACCTGCCCTTTATCACGGCGACCGACGACGGTCCGATCCACCTCGAGGAATCGCTCACGCGGGCTAAGTTCGAGTCGCTGACCGAGGACCTCATCGAGCGCACGGTCGAGCCGACCGAGCAGGCCCTCGAAGACGCGGGCTACGAGAAGGACGACATCGACGAGGTGCTTCTGGTCGGCGGATCGACCCGGATGCCCCAGGTCTCCGAGAAGGTCGAGGAACTGACCGGCAAGGAGCCCCAGAAGAACGTCAACCCCGACGAGGCCGTCGCGCTGGGCGCGGCGATCCAGGGCGGCGTGCTCGGCGGCGAGGTCGACGACATCGTCCTACTGGACGTCACGCCGCTCTCGCTCGGTATCGAGGTCAAGGGCGGCCTCTTCGAGCGCCTGATCGAGAAGAACACGACGATCCCGACCGAGGAATCGAAGATCTTCACGACCGCGGCGGACAACCAGACCACCGTCCAGGTCCGGGTCTTCCAGGGCGAGCGCGAACTGGCCGAGGAGAACGAACTGCTCGGCGAGTTCCACCTGACCGGCATCCCGCCGGCGCCCGCGGGAACGCCGCAGATCGAAGTCACCTTCTCGATCGACGAGAACGGCATCGTCAACGTCTCCGCGGAGGACAAGGGCAGCGGCACCAGCGAGGAGATCACCATCGAGGGCGGTGCCGGCCTCTCCGACGAGGAGATCGATAAGATGCAACGCGAGGCCGAGCAACACGCCGAGGAGGACAAGCAAAAGCGCGAGCGCATCGAGGCGCGGAACACGGCCGAGGCGACGATCCAGCGCGCCGAGACCCTCCTCGAAGAGAACGACGAGCAGGTCGACGACGACCTTCGCGCCGACATCGAGGGTGCGATCGAGGACCTCGAAGAAACGATCGACGACGACGAGGCCGACGCCGAGGACATCGAAGCCGCGACCGAGGCCCTCAGCAAGGAGCTCCAGGAGATCGGCAAGCAGGTCTACCAGCAACAGGCCGGCCAGGCCGACGCTGCGGGTGCCGGCGGTGCCGCAGGTGCCGGCGCCGCAGGCGCCGGTATGGGCGGCGGTCCGAACCCCGGTCCCGATGCTGGCGCAGGTGCCGCCGGCGACGAGGACGAGGAGTTCGTCGACGCCGACTTCGAGGACGTCAGCTTCGACGAGGACGAGGACGACGAGTAA
- the grpE gene encoding nucleotide exchange factor GrpE, whose translation MSEDEGTNASAQGVPSEEESDDGETADVDPEQPTSAGDGSDQAAESTDESAETDADASPDTTAGETDAEADAPAAASGETPETSEDVQRVLNQVTEYDDELAHKVNSIVEEARDLNGTVSQQREELEDLRERIESQAETIGDLQDELDESERALDERDDQLEEYEEEVEDLKSRLKRKQADFQNYKKRAKKRQQQIKDRATEDLVERLIGVRDNLKRALEEDSGDVESLREGVEMTLREFDRILEDENVSEIDPEPGTETDPQRHEVMMQVDSAQPEGTIADVYTPGYEMGDKVIQNAQVTVSNGELDEDEADEEAGDESTADADEPESESDAADGGDEPATDEDATEPATEDGDSAADDADTDGEKADSDGDAIELGGEVADDDADE comes from the coding sequence ATGAGCGAAGACGAGGGCACGAACGCGTCCGCCCAGGGTGTCCCGTCCGAGGAGGAATCCGACGACGGCGAGACGGCCGACGTCGACCCCGAACAGCCGACCAGCGCCGGTGACGGCTCGGACCAGGCCGCCGAGTCGACCGACGAGTCGGCCGAGACAGACGCTGACGCGAGTCCGGACACGACCGCGGGGGAGACCGACGCTGAGGCTGACGCGCCCGCAGCCGCTTCAGGTGAGACGCCCGAAACGAGCGAGGACGTGCAGCGAGTGCTTAATCAGGTCACCGAGTACGACGACGAACTCGCGCACAAGGTCAACTCGATCGTCGAGGAGGCTCGCGACCTCAACGGGACCGTCTCCCAGCAGCGCGAGGAACTCGAGGACCTCCGCGAGCGAATCGAGTCCCAGGCCGAGACCATCGGCGACCTTCAGGACGAACTCGACGAGTCCGAGCGAGCGCTCGACGAGCGCGACGACCAACTCGAGGAGTACGAGGAGGAGGTCGAAGACCTGAAGAGCCGTCTCAAGCGCAAGCAGGCCGACTTCCAGAACTACAAGAAGCGGGCCAAGAAGCGCCAACAGCAGATCAAAGACCGCGCCACCGAGGACCTCGTCGAGCGGCTCATCGGCGTCCGCGACAATCTCAAACGGGCCCTCGAGGAGGACAGCGGCGACGTCGAGAGTCTCCGGGAGGGCGTCGAGATGACGCTGCGCGAGTTCGACCGCATCCTCGAGGACGAGAACGTCTCCGAGATCGACCCCGAGCCGGGAACCGAGACCGACCCGCAGCGCCACGAGGTCATGATGCAGGTCGACAGCGCCCAGCCCGAGGGGACGATCGCCGACGTCTACACGCCTGGCTACGAGATGGGCGATAAGGTCATCCAGAACGCCCAGGTCACGGTCTCGAACGGCGAACTCGACGAGGACGAAGCGGACGAGGAAGCAGGGGACGAGTCGACCGCGGACGCCGACGAGCCGGAGTCCGAGAGCGACGCCGCCGATGGCGGCGACGAACCCGCGACCGACGAGGACGCGACCGAGCCCGCGACAGAGGACGGAGATTCGGCAGCCGACGATGCCGACACCGACGGCGAGAAAGCGGATTCGGACGGCGATGCGATCGAACTCGGCGGCGAAGTCGCCGACGACGACGCCGACGAGTAA
- a CDS encoding DEAD/DEAH box helicase gives MTRTPADESTPIELRYEDGTIRIDGLAESTVSPASIRSAVPELDSDPRTGAWRAPAFRYADLRTGLADADAAVDDRVLDPASVPPLDSAYELRDYQATALDAWLETDCWADSEGPANPVARAPAGVLELPTGSGKTVIALKAIERLSVPTLVVVPTIDLLDQWERELDREFDVPIGRFGGGEQRLEPITVSTYDSAYLKADSVGDRFGCVVFDEVHHLGGEGYREIARLLAAPARLGLTATFERPDGAHEVVEEIVGPLVHRADVDELAGDHLASYDIKRLEVSLTPDEREEYERHQATFTDYLAKSNIEFHSGSDYRELVKRSGSDPEAREALLARQRAREIMLGSENKLAALAEILDDHRGERIIVFTAHNDLAYDVSERFLIPTITHRTGTAERREHLERFREGTYTRIATSNVLDEGVDVPDANVAVVLSGSGSEREFVQRLGRILRPKADGGRAILYEVISADTGEERIAGRRRD, from the coding sequence GTGACGCGGACCCCGGCCGACGAATCGACGCCGATCGAACTCCGGTACGAGGACGGGACGATCCGGATCGACGGCCTGGCGGAATCGACCGTCTCGCCAGCATCGATCCGGTCTGCGGTCCCCGAACTCGACTCCGATCCGCGGACCGGCGCCTGGCGCGCGCCCGCCTTCCGGTACGCCGACCTGCGAACGGGCCTGGCGGACGCCGACGCCGCGGTCGACGATCGCGTGCTCGATCCCGCATCCGTCCCGCCGCTCGACTCGGCGTACGAACTTCGCGACTACCAGGCGACGGCACTGGACGCCTGGCTGGAGACGGATTGCTGGGCCGACAGCGAGGGGCCGGCCAACCCAGTCGCGAGAGCGCCCGCGGGCGTCCTCGAACTTCCGACGGGGAGCGGCAAGACCGTCATCGCGCTGAAGGCGATCGAGCGGCTCTCGGTCCCGACGCTCGTGGTCGTGCCGACGATCGACCTGCTCGACCAGTGGGAGCGCGAACTCGACCGCGAGTTCGATGTTCCGATCGGCCGCTTCGGCGGCGGCGAGCAGCGCCTCGAGCCGATCACCGTCTCGACGTACGACTCGGCGTACCTGAAGGCCGACTCGGTCGGCGACCGGTTCGGCTGCGTCGTCTTCGACGAAGTTCACCACCTCGGCGGCGAGGGCTACCGCGAGATCGCGCGACTGCTCGCCGCGCCCGCGCGATTGGGGCTGACCGCCACCTTCGAGCGTCCCGACGGCGCCCACGAGGTCGTCGAAGAGATCGTCGGGCCGCTGGTCCACCGCGCCGACGTCGACGAACTCGCGGGAGACCACCTGGCCAGCTACGACATCAAGCGGCTCGAGGTGTCGCTTACGCCCGACGAACGCGAGGAGTACGAGCGACACCAGGCGACCTTCACGGACTACCTCGCGAAATCGAACATCGAGTTCCACAGCGGGTCGGATTACCGGGAACTCGTCAAGCGCTCGGGGAGCGATCCCGAGGCTCGCGAGGCGCTGCTCGCGCGCCAGCGCGCACGTGAGATCATGCTCGGCAGCGAGAACAAGCTCGCGGCGCTGGCGGAGATCCTCGACGATCACCGAGGCGAGCGAATCATCGTCTTCACGGCCCACAACGACCTCGCCTACGACGTCAGCGAACGGTTCCTGATCCCGACGATCACCCACCGGACCGGCACCGCCGAGCGACGGGAGCACTTAGAGCGCTTCCGGGAGGGAACCTACACTCGGATCGCGACCTCGAACGTGCTCGACGAGGGGGTCGACGTCCCGGACGCCAACGTAGCGGTCGTGCTCTCGGGCAGCGGGAGCGAGCGGGAGTTCGTCCAGCGACTCGGCCGGATCCTCCGCCCGAAAGCGGACGGCGGCCGAGCGATCCTCTACGAGGTCATCTCAGCGGACACCGGCGAAGAGCGGATAGCGGGTCGTCGTCGGGACTGA
- a CDS encoding DUF2270 domain-containing protein → MAQKSAKDVDPADAEHREIGEGLLEEDMAPSSAMAHLYRGEVHRMKFWRERLDRTSNWAVIVMSGVLTWGFSGPDRPHYILLLGGAAVTSFLLMEAQRYRGYDLWRGRVRTLQKNVFAYGLDPSAGLENPEWRKTLSRDYRTPVIKITTEEAIAHRLRRIYLLLFTVTLGAWVIHIGAFATEPWPASASIGAIPGLLVTSLVVALYLVAVFIAVRPRTWLAEDELHSRDIGKHR, encoded by the coding sequence ATGGCTCAGAAATCAGCGAAAGACGTCGATCCCGCTGACGCTGAACACCGCGAAATCGGCGAGGGATTGCTAGAGGAGGATATGGCGCCGAGTTCGGCGATGGCACACCTCTACCGCGGCGAGGTCCATCGGATGAAATTTTGGCGCGAACGCCTCGATCGGACGTCGAACTGGGCGGTTATCGTCATGAGCGGGGTCCTCACGTGGGGCTTTTCGGGCCCCGATCGACCGCATTACATCCTGTTGCTAGGGGGTGCAGCGGTGACGTCCTTCTTACTCATGGAGGCACAGCGGTATCGCGGCTACGACCTCTGGCGGGGCCGCGTTCGGACGCTCCAGAAGAACGTTTTCGCGTACGGGTTAGACCCGTCCGCGGGCCTCGAGAATCCGGAATGGCGGAAGACGTTGAGCCGAGACTACCGCACACCCGTTATCAAGATCACCACCGAGGAAGCGATTGCGCATCGTCTCCGCCGGATTTACTTACTGCTTTTTACGGTTACGCTAGGCGCGTGGGTGATCCACATCGGCGCATTCGCAACGGAACCGTGGCCAGCCAGTGCCTCCATCGGGGCGATACCCGGTCTCCTCGTAACCAGTCTCGTCGTCGCGCTGTATCTCGTCGCGGTTTTCATTGCCGTGCGACCGCGGACGTGGTTGGCAGAGGACGAACTTCACTCACGAGATATCGGGAAGCATCGATAA
- a CDS encoding rubrerythrin-like domain-containing protein, which translates to MPHNQDLEDDTSEMVSEYECLQCGRIVEAETNPGECEKCGGDFQNRAKSIE; encoded by the coding sequence ATGCCGCATAATCAAGACCTCGAAGACGATACCTCAGAAATGGTATCCGAGTACGAATGCCTCCAGTGTGGACGGATAGTCGAGGCAGAGACCAATCCCGGAGAGTGCGAGAAGTGCGGCGGCGACTTCCAGAACCGAGCGAAATCGATCGAATAG
- a CDS encoding ribbon-helix-helix domain-containing protein codes for MGRQSSSDTVAPEPSRSRLETAETLGRVTFRMTDDQLAALESLVDDDVYHSRSEAIRAGIQRLLDHHDRDDTDHGSR; via the coding sequence ATGGGTCGGCAGTCGTCCTCCGATACCGTCGCACCCGAACCCAGCCGGTCGCGGCTGGAGACCGCCGAGACGCTCGGTCGCGTGACGTTCCGAATGACCGACGATCAGCTCGCGGCGCTCGAATCGCTCGTCGACGACGACGTCTACCACTCCCGCAGCGAGGCGATTCGGGCGGGGATTCAACGGTTACTCGACCATCACGATCGGGACGATACTGACCACGGAAGCCGGTGA
- a CDS encoding DUF5806 family protein, which yields MPEDTQPSSESSAAEPNRFERLESADYDRVDEFLREYVAFTAREWAVARLCADFRTETGVEMTTIGENLPELVPFMDDRYTRQAVYQSRRSFEEKVREAGATFLYGAYSDFFTANELDDIMYEATEVARFLIEVEGASLSPDTELEAEEGVRAAMEGVHRASLELRYDRCPNCGERLSEDAIESE from the coding sequence ATGCCCGAAGATACGCAACCATCCTCCGAGAGCAGTGCGGCCGAACCCAATCGATTCGAGCGTCTCGAGAGCGCCGACTACGACCGCGTCGACGAGTTCCTTCGCGAGTACGTCGCCTTTACGGCCCGCGAATGGGCGGTCGCCCGTCTCTGTGCCGACTTTCGGACCGAGACGGGAGTCGAAATGACGACCATCGGGGAGAACCTTCCCGAACTCGTTCCCTTCATGGACGATCGGTACACGCGCCAGGCCGTCTACCAGTCGCGGCGATCCTTCGAGGAGAAGGTCCGCGAGGCCGGGGCGACGTTCCTCTACGGCGCCTATTCCGATTTCTTCACGGCCAACGAACTGGACGATATCATGTACGAGGCGACGGAGGTCGCGCGGTTCCTGATCGAAGTCGAGGGTGCGTCTCTTTCGCCCGATACCGAGTTAGAGGCGGAAGAGGGGGTTAGAGCGGCGATGGAAGGCGTCCACCGCGCGAGCCTCGAACTCCGGTACGACCGCTGTCCGAACTGCGGCGAGCGACTCAGCGAGGACGCGATCGAATCGGAGTGA
- a CDS encoding SDR family NAD(P)-dependent oxidoreductase: protein MSTITELGLGPNAVEEAYETRLRVLHPLIDTSEFDPRPWDERGEGDRIVNTSSTAGFVASPGLGHYTAAKHGVIDLTKTLAVELAPHGISTRSVRLQSTRR from the coding sequence GTGAGCACGATCACCGAGCTGGGGCTCGGCCCGAACGCCGTCGAGGAGGCCTACGAGACTAGACTCCGCGTGCTCCACCCGCTGATCGACACGAGCGAGTTCGACCCGCGGCCGTGGGACGAGCGCGGCGAGGGCGATCGCATCGTCAACACGTCCTCGACGGCGGGGTTCGTCGCCTCGCCCGGCCTGGGTCACTACACGGCGGCGAAACACGGCGTCATCGACCTGACGAAGACGCTCGCGGTCGAGCTCGCTCCTCACGGAATCTCAACGCGGTCTGTCCGTCTGCAGTCGACACGGAGATGA
- a CDS encoding catalase, whose translation MSDNESGDELDESVAQSQETNASQPGTSDDSDEIDEESKHRQLDEVRENPEGEDLTTDHGVEVSDTDNSLKASERGPTLMEDFHFREKMTQFDHESIPERVVHARGTGAHGYFQPYEDPDLGEYGDISDLTKAAFLQDPDQKTPVFVRFSTVVGSRGSADTVRDVRGFATKFYTEEGNFDLVGNNIPVFFIQDAMEFPDLVHAIKPEPDDGMPQASSAHDTFWDFASLKPEITHMLMWLLSGRALPRAYRMMQGFGVHTFRLVNEDGDSVFVKYHWTPKLGTNQLVWDETQTLAGKNPDFNRQELYDVIEAGYEPEWELGVQIFDEDEAAEFDFDVLDPTKIVPERDVPVRPIGKMVLNETPDNFFAETEQVAFHPGNVVPGIDFSNDPLLQGRLFSYQDTQLNRFNSANWDEIPINRPLAERHNNQRAGFMRQEINESTVSYKPNSIGDDDPQEVPEEEGGYEHYAEKIDGKKIRNRSESFQDHFGQARLFWNSMSETEQQNIVDAAHFELAKVDRPEIRERIVYDLFNNVDHEFARRVAEGIDVEPPAEPGDELPDHDAEDPTLSMLNRTGDSIETRKVAVLVDDGFDADHLETVRSELEDRGARVEVVAKVLGDKTSADGETVAADESHSTAESVLFDAVFVPGGADNIDRLREQGTAKHFVAEAFKHKKPIAALGSGVELLEAVELPDVDLSGDDDGVVSDHGVVTGQSSDDVTDFAARFAEAIAAHRHWDRSEKSVRA comes from the coding sequence ATGTCAGACAACGAATCCGGTGACGAACTCGACGAATCGGTCGCACAGTCACAGGAGACGAACGCGTCCCAGCCCGGGACGAGCGACGATAGCGACGAAATCGACGAGGAGAGCAAACACCGACAGCTCGACGAAGTGCGAGAGAACCCCGAGGGCGAAGACCTGACGACCGACCACGGGGTCGAAGTCAGCGACACCGATAACTCCCTGAAGGCGAGCGAGCGCGGCCCGACGCTCATGGAGGACTTCCACTTCCGGGAGAAGATGACCCAGTTCGACCACGAGTCGATCCCGGAACGGGTCGTCCACGCGCGGGGTACCGGCGCTCACGGCTACTTCCAGCCCTACGAGGACCCCGACCTCGGAGAGTACGGAGACATCTCGGACCTGACGAAGGCCGCCTTCCTACAGGACCCCGATCAGAAGACGCCGGTGTTCGTGCGATTCTCGACCGTCGTCGGCTCGCGCGGCTCGGCCGACACGGTCCGGGACGTCCGCGGCTTCGCGACCAAGTTCTACACCGAGGAGGGTAACTTCGACCTCGTCGGGAACAACATCCCCGTCTTCTTCATTCAGGACGCGATGGAGTTCCCCGACCTGGTCCACGCGATCAAGCCCGAACCCGACGACGGGATGCCCCAGGCCTCCTCGGCCCACGACACCTTCTGGGATTTCGCCTCGCTGAAACCCGAGATCACGCACATGCTCATGTGGCTGCTCTCCGGACGAGCGCTCCCGCGGGCCTACCGCATGATGCAGGGTTTTGGCGTCCACACCTTCCGCCTGGTCAACGAGGACGGCGATTCGGTGTTCGTCAAGTACCACTGGACGCCGAAACTCGGCACCAACCAACTCGTGTGGGACGAGACCCAGACGCTCGCGGGGAAGAACCCCGACTTCAACCGCCAGGAGCTCTACGACGTCATCGAGGCGGGCTACGAGCCCGAGTGGGAACTCGGCGTCCAGATCTTCGACGAGGACGAGGCCGCGGAGTTCGACTTCGACGTCCTCGACCCCACGAAGATCGTTCCCGAGCGGGACGTTCCGGTCAGACCGATCGGGAAGATGGTCTTAAACGAGACGCCGGACAACTTCTTCGCCGAGACCGAACAGGTCGCGTTCCACCCCGGCAACGTCGTCCCCGGCATCGACTTCTCGAACGATCCGCTCCTCCAGGGTCGACTGTTCTCCTACCAGGACACCCAGCTCAACCGGTTTAACAGCGCCAACTGGGACGAGATCCCGATCAACCGCCCGCTCGCTGAGCGACACAACAACCAGCGGGCCGGCTTCATGCGCCAGGAGATCAACGAGAGCACAGTCTCCTACAAGCCGAACTCGATCGGCGACGACGACCCGCAGGAGGTCCCCGAAGAGGAGGGCGGCTACGAACACTACGCCGAGAAGATCGACGGGAAGAAGATCCGTAATCGCAGCGAGAGCTTTCAGGACCACTTCGGCCAGGCGCGGCTGTTCTGGAACAGCATGAGTGAGACCGAGCAGCAGAACATCGTCGACGCCGCCCACTTCGAACTCGCGAAGGTCGACCGTCCGGAGATCCGCGAACGGATCGTCTACGACCTGTTCAACAACGTCGATCACGAGTTCGCCAGGCGGGTCGCCGAGGGGATCGACGTCGAGCCGCCCGCGGAGCCAGGCGACGAACTCCCCGACCACGACGCCGAGGATCCGACGCTCAGCATGCTGAATCGGACCGGGGACTCGATCGAGACCCGCAAGGTCGCCGTGCTCGTCGACGACGGGTTCGACGCCGACCACCTCGAAACGGTGCGGTCCGAACTCGAGGACCGGGGCGCCCGCGTCGAGGTCGTCGCGAAGGTGCTCGGCGACAAGACGAGCGCCGACGGCGAGACGGTCGCGGCCGACGAGAGCCACTCGACGGCCGAGTCGGTCCTCTTCGATGCGGTCTTCGTCCCCGGCGGCGCCGACAATATCGACCGGCTGCGAGAACAGGGCACCGCCAAACACTTCGTCGCGGAGGCGTTCAAGCACAAGAAGCCGATCGCCGCGCTCGGAAGCGGCGTCGAGTTGCTCGAGGCGGTCGAGCTGCCGGATGTCGATCTCTCCGGCGACGACGACGGCGTCGTCTCGGACCACGGCGTCGTGACGGGTCAGAGCTCCGATGACGTAACCGACTTCGCGGCGCGGTTCGCCGAGGCCATCGCGGCCCACCGCCACTGGGACCGCAGCGAGAAGTCGGTTCGAGCGTAG
- a CDS encoding glutathione S-transferase N-terminal domain-containing protein, with product MLELYQAEGCPYSASVREKLTDLGVSYVIHNPRLASGEVRNERTHGELTDLGGQDQIPHFVDTNRQETLYESDDIVEYVVKHYG from the coding sequence ATGCTCGAACTGTACCAGGCGGAAGGCTGTCCGTACTCCGCGTCGGTCCGCGAGAAACTCACCGACCTCGGCGTCTCATACGTGATTCACAATCCGCGCCTGGCGAGCGGCGAGGTCCGAAACGAACGGACTCACGGCGAATTGACGGACCTGGGCGGGCAGGACCAGATTCCGCATTTCGTCGACACCAACCGGCAGGAGACGCTCTACGAGAGCGACGACATCGTCGAGTACGTGGTGAAACACTACGGGTAG
- a CDS encoding DNA integrity scanning protein DisA nucleotide-binding domain protein, with the protein MADSDLRIEYETHDGVRELLDCLVYSLEGISLDFDRWNERYVKGPGMYIAVVTGPSVAAFADPMGDNTWPTDRCRDVCLDLDVFFETAREVAMTRDGAVVISVDGVIQEQLVRFRDLAPDDRADVDSAAAEYEDWMGSRHMSALDTSRRPNVIATVTLSEETGRVSVFQRGDFRTDVRPELGGEWNVDGYRRR; encoded by the coding sequence ATGGCGGATTCGGACCTTCGGATCGAGTACGAGACCCACGACGGCGTCCGGGAACTGCTCGACTGTCTCGTCTACTCGCTCGAGGGGATCAGCCTCGATTTCGACCGGTGGAACGAACGGTACGTAAAAGGCCCCGGGATGTACATCGCCGTCGTCACCGGCCCCTCGGTCGCGGCCTTCGCGGATCCGATGGGTGACAACACGTGGCCGACGGACCGCTGTCGCGACGTCTGCCTGGATCTCGACGTCTTCTTCGAGACGGCACGCGAGGTGGCGATGACTCGGGACGGCGCGGTCGTCATCAGCGTCGACGGCGTGATTCAAGAGCAGTTGGTCCGATTTCGAGACCTCGCTCCCGACGATCGCGCGGACGTCGATTCGGCGGCGGCCGAGTACGAGGACTGGATGGGGTCGCGCCACATGAGCGCGCTCGATACGTCTCGGCGGCCGAACGTGATCGCGACGGTCACGCTTAGCGAGGAGACCGGCCGCGTGTCCGTCTTCCAGCGGGGCGACTTTCGGACGGACGTGCGACCGGAACTGGGCGGCGAGTGGAACGTGGACGGCTACCGCCGCCGGTGA